The following DNA comes from Vicinamibacteria bacterium.
GCCGCACCACCGGGCAGCTCACGCACGGGCTGGAAGCGCACGCGGTCCCCGGGCAGGATTAGAGCGGGCGGCTGGGCGCCGGGATCGAAGAGGCGCAGGGAGGTGCGGCCCAGGAGGCTCCACCCGCCGGCGGAGGCCACGGGGTAGACGCCGGTCTGCCTGCCCGCGATGGCCACGGAGCCTCCGGGCACCCTGAGGCGCGGCGTGGCCCGCCGCGGGGTCTCCAGAGAATCGGGCAGGGGACCGAGGTAGGCGAAGCCGGGGGTGAAGCCCAGCATGAAGGCCACGTACTCGGGCGCGCAATGTCGGGCGATCAACTCCGCCTCGGAGAGGCCGCGCGCATGGGCCACCTCCGCCAGGTCGGGTCCGTCTTCACCTCCGTAGAGGGTGGGGATCGTGACGAGTCGCCCCGGTGCTTCCTCATCCCTCCCCGCCGCGGCCCGCTCCCGCAGGAGGTGAGAGACCTCCTCGAATCCGCTCCGGTGCGCGTCGTAGAGGACGAGGAGCGACCGGTGGGTGGGGACCGACTCCCGAAAACCGGGGAAGGGCCGCTCGGCCAGCGCGCGGTCCAAGGCGCGCACCCGGGCGTTCAGGACTCCATCCAGCCGGTCCCCGAACTCGAAGGTGAGGGCGGAGTCCCCGACCGGCAGGACCCGCGGCAAACCGGTCAACGATCCAGGGCCCGGACCGCGACCCCCGCCGTTTCCAGGGCTCCGCGCACGGCCCGGGCGAGGGCGACTGCGTTCGGGGTGTCGCCGTGGAGGCAGAGGGTGTCGGCCTGCAGCCGCACCTCGGAGCCGTCCCCCGCCGTCACCACCCCGTCGCGGGCGATGCGGACGGCCTGGGCGGCGACCGTCTGCGGGTCCGTCATCACTGCCCCCCGATGGGCGCGGGAGCGTAGGGTGCCGTCCCGCTCGTAAACGCGGTCCGCGAAAGCCTCCGCCGCGAAGCGCAGGCCCTCGGCCTCGGCCGCGCGCCGCATGACGCCGGAGGAAGCGAGGCCGACCAGGATCAGCTCGCGTCCGGCGCGGGCCACGCCCCGGGCCACGGCCGCGGCCAGTCGCTCGTCCCCCACCGCCTGGTTGTAGAGGGCGCCGTGCGGCTTCACGTGCGTGAGCCGGGTGCCGTGGCTGGATGCGAAGGCGGCCAGGGCGCCCACTTGGTAGACGATGTCGGCCACTACCTCGTCGGGATCGGCGGCGATGACCCGCCGGCCAAAGCCACGCAGGTCCCAGTGGCCGGGGTGGGCCCCCACCGCCACTCCCGCCTGAACGGCCCCCGCGACCGTGCGGTCGATCACGCTGGGATCGCCGGCGTGAAACCCGCAGGCCACGTTGGCGGAGGTCACGAAGGCCAGGACCTCGGCGTCGGCCCCCATGCTGTAGGCGCCGAAGCTCTCTCCCAGGTCGGCGTTGAGATCGATCCGGGCTCCCATGGGTCGGAGACTACGCCTCCTCCCCCCTTTCGTAAAGATCCCGGACCGGCCGCTAGGAAGTCGGTTAAGGAAGGACCCGCTCCGCCGAGCGGGCAACCATACCTGGGGGTTCCGTGCCAAGATACGAGGTGGCGCGGAGGGCGGCATGCGCATCGCATCTCTTCTCGCGAGCGGTACCGAGCTGGTCTGTGCCCTCGGCGCGGGCGACTCCCTGGTCGCGCGGTCCCACGAGTGCGACCACCCGGAGTGGGTTCGGGGCCTGCCGGCTCTGAGCCGACCGACCTTCGACACCAGCCTGGCGAGCTGTGAGATCGACAGGGTGGTGAGGGAGCGCCTGCGCGCTGGCCAACCGCTCTACGAAGTGGACGAGGAGCTTCTGGCCGCCCTGGCCCCGGACGTCCTGATCACGCAAACGCACTGCGAGGTCTGCGCGGTGACCCCGGCGGACTTGACCCAGGAGGCCGCCCTCCGCCTGCGGCGCACGCCCGTGGTCGCCCTCGCGACCGGAACGCTGGATGGCATTCTCGAGGGCTTCTTGAACGTCGCCGGTGTTATCGAGAGGCGGGAGGCCGGCGAAGAGCTCGTGACGGGGATCCGGCGGCGGCTGGCTCTCATCCAGGAAAAAACCCGTCCCCTCCCCCAACCCACGGTTGTCTGCCTGGAATGGATCGATCCCATCTTCCTGATGGGGAACTGGGGGCCCGAACTCGTGGCCCAAAGCGGTGGGACGGAACTGCTGGGCGCGCCGGGCGGGCACTCCGTGGGCGCGCAGTGGGAGGACGTCCTCCGCGCCGACCCTCTCGTGCTGCTCGTGGCGCCCTGCGGCTTTGGAATCGAGCGAACACTTACGGAGATGCCGATCCTGGCCAAGAAGCCCGGATGGAATGATCTTCGGGCCGTCCGCTCCGGACGGGTCGTCGTGGCCGACGGAAACCGGTACTTCCACCGTTCGGGCCCGGGCATCCTCGAGACGGCGGAGATCCTGGCCGAGATCCTCCACCCCCACGAGTTCCCCCCCCGCCACGAGAATAAGGCGT
Coding sequences within:
- a CDS encoding 5-oxoprolinase subunit PxpA; translated protein: MGARIDLNADLGESFGAYSMGADAEVLAFVTSANVACGFHAGDPSVIDRTVAGAVQAGVAVGAHPGHWDLRGFGRRVIAADPDEVVADIVYQVGALAAFASSHGTRLTHVKPHGALYNQAVGDERLAAAVARGVARAGRELILVGLASSGVMRRAAEAEGLRFAAEAFADRVYERDGTLRSRAHRGAVMTDPQTVAAQAVRIARDGVVTAGDGSEVRLQADTLCLHGDTPNAVALARAVRGALETAGVAVRALDR
- a CDS encoding ABC transporter substrate-binding protein, encoding MRIASLLASGTELVCALGAGDSLVARSHECDHPEWVRGLPALSRPTFDTSLASCEIDRVVRERLRAGQPLYEVDEELLAALAPDVLITQTHCEVCAVTPADLTQEAALRLRRTPVVALATGTLDGILEGFLNVAGVIERREAGEELVTGIRRRLALIQEKTRPLPQPTVVCLEWIDPIFLMGNWGPELVAQSGGTELLGAPGGHSVGAQWEDVLRADPLVLLVAPCGFGIERTLTEMPILAKKPGWNDLRAVRSGRVVVADGNRYFHRSGPGILETAEILAEILHPHEFPPRHENKAWQSYPSRRGVH